The Gemmatimonas phototrophica region TGCGATACAGCCCCGCCTTACGCTGGATGTACGCCGTGCTGGCGTTGTAGCGAGCGCCCTGCTCGATGCTCACCACCACCGTACGTGGGTTCTTGCGATACACCGCAATACCAATGCGGCCGTACTCTCCGGTGGGCAGCCCGCCGCCCACGATCTTGCCCCACGTATTGCCGCCGTCAGTGCTCTTCCAGAGGGCGCTGCCGGGCCCGCCGCCATCAAAGCCGTACGCACTGCGACGGCGCTGATAGGTGGCCGCGTACAGCACGTTGGGGTCGTTCCAATCAATGGCCACATCGGTGGCACCGGTGTTTTCGTCGGTCTTGAGTACCTGCGTCCAGGTGCGGCCACCGTCGGTGGTTTTGAAGAGACCACGTTCACCACCCGCGCCCCAGACACTGCCCTGCGCGGCCACCCAGGCCGTGTTGGGATCGGTGGGGTGCAGCTGAATGCGCCCGATGTGCATGCTCGTGCGCAGCCCCATGTTCACCCACGTTTTGCCGGCGTCGGTGCTTTTGTACACGCCGTCGCCCCACCCCACACTCTGACGGCTGGCGCGTTCGCCGGTACCCACCCAGATGATTTGCGGGTTGGGCTGGAACACGGCCACATCGCCAATGGAGTGCACCGGCGCGTCGAAGATGGACGTCCAATTGATGCCGTTGTCGGTGGTGCGCCAGAGGCCGCCCGTGGCTCCGGCCACGTACATGGTGTACGGGTTGGACTCCACGACGTCCATATCCACTACTCGGCCACTCATGGACGCGGGACCAATGGAACGCAGCCGCAGACCGTTCAGATCATCGGCACGAAAGGGGGCCTGCGCGGAAACTATCGGCGCGGCACAAGTCAGCCACAGGGCAGCCGTGGCGACGGATCGGGAAAGCGGGTGGGTCAGCATGAGCCGAATATGCTGCGTAAGTTTCATGGTTGCTGGTTGTTTCCCACCTCGTCTCTGCCTGCCGTGACTTTTTCTTTCCGCTTTGGCCAATCTGGGGCCGCGCTCCCGAGCGCCCTGCTCGCGCTGGCCACCTTGTCCGGCCCGCTGGCGCCGCCCGCCGCCGCCCAGAACCGCCCGCCAGGGGCCAAGTCGGTCCCGTCCCGCCCGGCGCCACGCACCGTGTGGCAGGACGAAGGGCCCCGCACCTGGGCGCCCCGTCCCACCAGCGACGCAATCACGGCGAACGACCTGCGCACCCGTCTCTATGGGTTCGCCGACGATTCCATGATGGGGCGTCGCATTGGCGAGCCGGGCAATTACAAGGGCACCGAATACATCGCCCGCGAATTCAAGCGGCTGGGGCTCAAGCCGGCCGGCGACAGCGGGTCGTTCTTTCAGACCCTGCCCTTCGGTCCCATTGGCTTTGACAGCAGTGCTGCCACCCTGTCGGTGGGCGGACGCGCACTGGCTTCCCGGAAGGACTGGGTGCCCACGGTGCCCAGCGTCCTCAACGGGGTAGGAGGCACTGTCGAGCTCAACGGCGTGCCCGCCGTTTACGCCGGCCAGTGGGGCGACTCCACCGTCATGCTCGACCCCAACGCCTTCCGGGGCAAGGTGCTGGTGTTTTCGGCGGCGCCGTCGGCCGGCCGAGTGGCCGCCAGCACCGGGGCGCCGGTGAGTTTCGTGAGCTGCACCGATGTGCCCGACAAGTTTGGCGCCAACGCGGCCATTGCCGAGGAAGCGCGCCAGCGGGCCAACCCCACGGCGCCTCCGGCACGCCGCCCGGTGCTCACGTCGCAGCGCGACCCGCGGGTGGCCGCCACCGGTGCCGCCGCGGTGCTGGTGATTGGCCTTGATGACATGTCGTCGCAGCAGGTGAACGCCTCGTTTGCGCAGCCCATGGGCATGCGCCCCGCCCAGCCGCTCAACGCCAACGCGCCGGGTGCTGCCACCATTTCGCGTGCTGCCGCTGAGCAGATCTTTGGCAAGGCGGCCGCCGCGCTGCGCGTGGGAGATACCGGCGCGCCCATTTCCGCCTCCTTCCGTCACCAGTGGCGCATGTCGTCTTCGCCAGCACGCAATGTGGTCGCGATGCTGCCGGGCAGTGACCCTACGCTGGCCAGCGAATATGTGCTGGTGGGTGCTCACAACGACCACGTGGGCGTAAACCCGGTGGTGGTGGATCACGACTCGGTGCGCGCCTACAACATGGTGGTACGTCGGCAGGGCTCCAACGATCCGGTGTGCACCCCCACCGCCGAGCAGCAGCGCAAGATTGACTCGCTCATTGCGGTGGCACGCAAAGTTCGCGCGCCGCGCCGCGACAGCATCATGAACGGCGCCGACGACGACGGCTCGGGCACGGTGGTGATGCTCGAAATTGCCGAACGCTTTGCCAAGCAGAAGCCGGCCCGCTCCATTCTGTTCATCTCGCACCAGGGCGAAGAAGGCGGGCTGCTGGGCTCCCGCTGGTTCACCGACCATCCCACGGTGCCGCTCACGCAGATTGTCGCGGCGCACAACATGGACATGGTGGGCAAGGGGCGCGACTGGCAGGTGAAGTACGGCGGCCCCAACTCCGTACAGATGCTGGGCGCGCGGCGCCTGTCGCGCGAGTTTGGCGACATCATTGACTCGGTGAACGCCAACAGCGCCGAGCCCATGGCGATTGACAAGAGCTGGGATGTGCCGGCCAATCCGCTCAATCGCTTCTGCCGCAGCGATCAGGTGAACTACGTGCGCAAGGATATCCCGGTGGTGTACATGTCGCTGGGCTACGCGGTGGACTATCACCAGCAGACCGATGAACCGCAGTACATCGACTACGATCACGCGGCGCGTCTGGGGCGGTTTGTGCATTCAGTCATGACGGCGGTGGCCAACCGGCCCACGAAACCAGCCATTGCCGGTCCGGACCCCACCATGCCGACCTGCAACCGGTAGTTCTCCGAGGCGTACGCTCGCCGGCACGACGGGCTGGCTGTCCCCCCCCCCGACACTGAACCCCCGACCCGGCCAACGCGCGGGGTCGGGGGTTTGGCATTACGTTTTGCGGGTGACGACGCCTCCTTTCACGCCCCCCCCTGTTGCGCGGCATGGTGTAGGCACACGCCTGCGCCGGGTGGCGATGGCCGTTGCGCTCGTGTTTCTCGCAATCGCGGTCGCCCGCGCCCGCGAACGCATGCTCGCCGAACAGAAACGCCTTGGGGAACGGGCGCAGGACAACGCGGCCACCGCGGCCCGATCGCTGGATGCGGTTGCGCTGCAGGCGCATATCCTGCTGGAGTCGGTGACGTCGCTCGTCGATCCGTCGGCCGCTCCTGAGCGCAACGACGACGTGCTGCAGTCAGTATTTCGTCGGGTGCCCACCAGATTCTCCAACTTGTATCTGGTAGATACCCTCGGGAGCAACATCGGCGCGGGGCTGCTCCCGGCCGGTGGGCGTGGTGCGATCAATCTGTGGAAACGGCAATACTTCCAGTCGGCGCTCCGGAGTGGCGCGTTCACTGTCGGTATGCCCGTGAAATCCATGACCATTGCCGGAGCACCGTGGGTGCTTCCCTTCATTCTTCCCATGAAGGATGCCCGGAGTGGACGCACGATCGCCCTCGCCGGCGCGTCCGTGGTCCTGGATTCACTGGATGCCGTGCGTGCCACCCGCCGGTTGCCCACGGGCTCGGTGTTGACCGTGCTCGACTCGACGGGCGACGTGGTCATTCGTACGCTCGACGCTGATCAGTGGATTGGACGTCAGTTTCCGAATTACCCGGCTCGCTCCGGTCGTGTGGAACCGCTGGGCAGCGATACGATCGTGCCCAGCGACATCGATCGCATCGATCGGTTATTCGGCACCGAACGGATGCGTGTGGCGAACTGGCAAGTGTATGTCGGGATTCCCGTCACCGAAGTCTTTGGCCCGTCGCGGCGGCAATTCACGCAAGACCTCCTGCTCGGCCTGATCATCGCCGTCGGAATTGTGGGCATTGGCTACTGGCTGACGGAGCGCTTTGTGGCACCCATTGCCTCGCTCACGCTGGATGCCCGCGCCATTTCCGATGGTGACATGACTCGTCGTTCGCTCATCGCCACGAGCGATGAAGTGGGTACCCTGGCGGGAGCCTTCAACCAGATGGCGGACGCCATCGTGGAGCGCAACGCGCAGCTGGCCGACTCGCAGGAACAGTTGCGTCAGGTGCAAAAGCTGGAGGCGCTGGGTGCGTTTGCCGGCGGCATTGCCCACGACTTCAACAATTACCTGTCGTCCATCATGGGACACGGGGAGCTGGCGCTTGAACAACTTGAGGCCAATGATCCCGCTCGACTGGAGGTCGCCAGTGTGCTGACGTCGGCCCAGCGGGCCGCCGATCTCACCAAACAGATTCTGATTTTCAGTCGCCGGCAAGTCGTGACCCCTGCACACCTGGATGTCAACGCCACACTGCGCACCATGCAGCGGCTGCTCGTCCGATTGCTGGGTGAGTCGATCACGCTGCGTTCTGAACTGGCCGCATCGCTTGGCAGCGTGTACATGGACCAGGGACAGCTGGAACAGGTCCTGGTGAATCTGGCCGTGAATGCGCGTGATGCGATGCACCACGGGGGACGGCTCACCATCCGCACGTCGCGCCGTGTGCTGCCGAATGGTCCTTTTGTGTGCATCGAGGTGGAAGATTCCGGCAGTGGCATCGCAGCGGAACTGCAACCGCGCATCTTCGAGCCCTTCTTCACCACGAAAGATCGGGCGCATGGGACCGGGCTCGGGCTCTCGATTGCGTACAGCATTGTGGGTAACGCGGGCGGTACGATAGCGGTGGACCCCGCCTGCACGACGGGCGCGCGTTTCATCATTCTGTTGCCAGAAGGAGAGCCCGTCGTCGCCCCCGCACTGACCGGCGCGCTCGACGTTCCCCAAGGCAACGCCGAGCGGATCCTGTTGGTGGACGATGACCCCGGGGTCTCGCTGGTCGCAGAGCGTCTGTTGCGACGCGGTGGATATCTGGTGGAAAGTGCGTCCGATGCATCACGCGCCTTGCAGCAGCTTGAGCAGGCCTCGTTTGATCTGCTCATCACCGATGTGGTAATGCCAGGCATGACGGGACCACAACTGGCCCGCGAAGCGGTGTCGCGTCATGGCGCGATGCGGGTGCTGTTCATCAGTGGCTATCCTGACGATGACCTCCTCGCGTACGAGATTGCCACCAGTCAGGCCGAGTTTCTGCCCAAGCCATTCTCCCGCGACAGCCTGTTGCGCAAGGTGCGCGAGATGCTTGACGTCCGTGATGGTTGACGAGCGGTTCGCATAAGGGGACAGCGCTCCCCCGTGCTGCCCAAACTGTGTGCGCCTCACGTCGTCGTCCGAGCTGCTGGGTATGCCGGCCAGCCGGCACTGGGCCCTGCTGGCCGACAATGCCGACGAAACGCTGTTGCGCACAGATCTGATTTTTGATCCGGGACACCAAATCAGTTGGCAGTATGTGCCGCGCTCGCAGTGTGCGCAGCTGTGACTCAATGGGCAGTACGATGGCGTGTACCAGCTCACCGAACACATTTGGGTGGAACGCAACCGGGTGAACATCCCCGAAACTCAAGGTGTGGGATACCACGGCCGTGATGGTCTCTGGCGGATACCTGCTGGAGGTGGATCAGCTTTTCGACGAAGACTTCTGCTGGGACACCCACCGCGCCGCCATGCCCGTGTGCGCCAAGAACCCCGAAACGTTGCGGCAGCCGGGGTGGGAGACACATCAGGCGCATATCACCGGGGACTTCCGGCAATTCGAAGACGCGCTGTAAGGCGCCGACGCCACGCCCGGGTGGCAGATCCGCGGTGCGCCGTGGTTTGCCCGACTGAAACAGGACCCCAACTTTGTGCAGCGCGAGAAATTGCGGTGGCAGCTGATCCGCAACGACGGCACGCTCAGCAGCTGGGTGTGGCCCAATCGCGTCGTGACCGGCTCAGACGACGGCGAAATGGCGGCTTTGCAGCAGTGGCTCACCCAGCGCACGGCGTGGCTGGATGACGCGCTCAAACCGTAGCGGCTAGCGGGTCCACTGTTCGCACCCGGTGGTGCGACGCGTATCGGAGAGCTCCAGAATCTGCCAGGCGCCACTGTCATTGCGTACCAGCAAAAAGTGATCGATGCCGCAATGGGAGAACTTTGGCCCGGCAAAGAACGCATAGTCCACCCATACGGAGGCCAGGTCACCGTCCACGCTGACGCGTTCGTTGCGGATCCGCTCGTCCCACACGTCGGCGTGCGGCGTGCCCACGGCCTTGGCAAAATTGTCGGCTCCCATCTCCACCGTGGTTCGGCGGGCGCCATTGCGCATGGTCACTGTGATCATGCGGACGCGGGGATCGAAGACCGACCGTACCATGCTGGAGTCGCCCTTGCGCATACCGTCAAACAGCGTCGTGACGACGGACATGATTGCCGCCGATTCCTCCGCCGCGCCGGAAGCCGCCTGCGCGCGGACCGTGACGGCGGGGAGCGCCGTGAGCAGGGCACTGGCGAGAAGCACTGGTGCGACACGCGCCAAACGGCGTGGAGACTGGCTGAACAGTGACATATCGATCCCGATAAGTGAGGTGAACGTGTATTTTGCGATCATGCGCTCTTTCTTGCCGATCCTGCCCCTGCTGATCGCCGCTCCGTGTGTCCTTGGCGCCCAATCGCTGAAGCCGGTGGGCACCATATCCGGGGGCAATGCCGTCGCACTGGAAACCCGCACCGTGAAGCGCGGTGCTACGGAAATTACGGCCACGCTGCGCACCACGTTTCTCAAGCCCGCCAAGGCGCCGGGCGGTGAGTGGTTCGGTTCGCGCACACTGGTCGCCGCCCGTTGTGCCAACGGCACCGTAGCGGTGCTGGAGAATCGCTACTATGGCGACGCGAAATTCCGCACGGTGGTAAACGAGCGCATCGTGAAAATCCCGGGGTATGCCGCGCCCGTCCCGGGCTCCGTGCCGGCGCTGGCGCTCAAGGAGCTGTGTCCCGCCAAGTAGTGTGGCGTCGGGCAGGACAGGCGCTCGCTAGGCCGTCACGGCCTGCATGAACGTCGTGAGTTTTCCGGCATCGAGCTGACCGTTGGTTCGTACGCCGCTGCAAAGATCCAGCCCGTAGGGGTGCACAGTGTCGATGGCGTGCCGGACGTTGAGCGCTGTGAGGCCGCCGGCGAGATACACCGGCGCAGCCACGGTGTCGCGAATACGTCGGCTCAACTGCCAGTCGTGCGTACGGCCGGTTCCGCCCAACTCCTTGACCGCCAACGCCGGATTGCCGGAATCGAGCAGCAGCGCGTCCACCGCCGGCGCACACTCCTGCGCGTACCCGACGGAGTCGTCGTCAACGACGTGAACCACCTGGACCAGGCGAACGCCAGGCAGCAGCCGACGCAGGTGGTGGTGGACCTCAACCGACACGTGATCCACCAGCTGCAGCGTAGTGGTGCTACAGCGGGCATGCTGCGCCGCAATTTCCGCGGGGGTCTGCAGGCTGGTCAGCAGGAAGGTTTCAATCCCTGCCGGGACCGCGCGAACAATGCGGCCAATCAACGCCTCGTCAATGACACCGGGGCCGCTCGGCATGTGCGAGACCAGTCCAAGGGCCGACGCGCCATGCATGATGGCCAACGCCGCTTCCGCCTCGGACATAATGCAGCAGATCTTGACCACCGGAACGGGCATGACGTGTTCGCCGAGAGACGTTGACTACTCGCCCACCTGATCACCCACCACCAGCAACGCCCCGAGCGCCGTAGCGGATCCGCCACGCTCCGGAATGATGATGCTGGCGTGATAGTACTGTCCCACCAGCTCAAAGGTGCGTCGAATGCTGGGCAGGTCCGTGAGGTGGCCAACAATGACCGTATCGGCGAGCTGCCGCGCGCGTGCGGCGTTGATGGCAATGACGGCGATAACCTGCCCCACCATGTTCACCAGTGCCGCCGCGGTGTCCTCACGCGACGCCTCCACAGCGTGACGTGCCACACGGCCGAAGTTCACCGCGGTGGTCTCCGGCGGCAGGCCGCCAATGGCCTGCCCGAGAATTTCCCCGATCGTCAGGTTGAGCGTGGTATCGCTGCCGTTGAGCGCCAACGCGTCAATCTCCCGGGGATCCACCGTTCCCACCAGGAGCCGAGCGAGGCCAACGAGGGTGCCACCGCCAACGCCGGTGCCGCTTACATGCTGTGATCCGCTGGGGCCTGCGGCCACCACCGCAGTGCCCGATCCGGCACTGGCCACCGCCGCCTGCTCCAGCCCGGCCAGGGCCAACCCACCACGTCCAATGGCCTGTACCTCCGGCACGTGAACAATGCGCCGGCCATCGAGGCTGGGCGACAGCTCCGTGCGATTGCCACCGGTAACCGCAATCCAGGCGAGATCCGCCGGGGAACAGCCACCATGCGCCAGCGCGGAGCGGATTCGCGCATCGCTGGGCTGTCCTTCGCTGGCCAATCGCCAATGACGGGTACCAGTCCCATCCTGAACAACGACGTCGGTGTTGCTGGCGCCAAAGTCAACGGCGGCGGCGGGGCGTGTGGTGGTCACCCGATGCTCACTGACCAGGCTGATAGGTGCGGACGGCGTGCTTCTCCACGTCGTCGCGATAGAAGAGCACGTCCTTGAAATTTCCGGTGGCGTACCGCTCGCCCTGATTGAAGAAGTACGGCGAATTGGGGTCGGCGTTCACCCCACCGGCCAGCACACTCTTCGCGCGCACCTTGGGGCCGAACTCCACCGCCGCCACAAAGCTGTTGCCGCGATTGCCGTAATACTTCTTGGTAGTGCGCTGGCCCGTCTGGCCGTAGGCGGCGAGCGAGCCCCAGTTGGCCGACGCAAAGGCCACCGGCAAGCTGGGCTTGCTGTCGTCGAAGGTGCCGTTGATTTCGCCGTTGAGACGCTGAAACCGATTCACGTCACCCCACGGCGTCTGCCACGAACCGAAATCGCGCGTGAGGCGATCGGAGGCGCGCGCCAAGGCACCGAGCAGGGACATCGGTGTGGCCGTGGTGGCGATGTAATCGAAGACCGGGATGCCGGCTGCCCGCGCGGCGAGCGCGCTGGCCTGCACGGCCTCGGTCCCGTAGGCGTCGGCGAGCGTCATGGCCACACTGGCCACGCCGAAGCGGTAGTCCCACGCGCGCAACGTGCGAATCTGCACCGCAAGTCTCGTGCGCAACGTGTCCTGCGCCGGCAATGCATCGTATGCGGCAATCAGCGGCGGAATGAGCTGCTCCATGGCCGGGAGATAGCTGTCGTAGGCGGCGCCAATCAGCCCGTCCAGCGTAAAGTCCTTCCGATTCTGCAAGACGCGCACGGCGTGCACACCGCGCGCATTGTCTTCGCGCTGCGCCGACATGTACACGGGCCAGTCGCCGATCTTCGGGCTATTGGAGCCGGCAGCGGTAAACGGCCAGTTGTTCGTATTCATGAGCCAGCCGTTGGCGGGACTCTTGAGCAGAATCATTTCGTCGAGCCCGTGCAGCCCCTGCCACTCCGTGCGCGGGTCGCTGCCGTCTACCGGTTTGGTGAAATCAATCCCGGCGTTGCGCTTCGGAATGAAGTTGCCATGGAAGTACGCAATCACGCCGTCGGCATCGGCATACACCGTGTTGTTCGACGAATTGGTGCGCAGCGCCATGACCTGCTTGAACGATTCGAAGTTCGTCGCCTTGGTACGGCCGTAACTCTGCTGAATGGCATCGAGCGGATTGTTCATCATCTTTACCGCCACCCACTGCGTTCCGTCCATTCGAATGACCGGGCCGTGGTGTGTGAAGTACGCCGTCACCACCTTCTCCGCCATTCCGCTGGCCGTCTTGTACGGCACGCGAATGACCTTCGACGTCACGGCACGCGTGCCGGTGCCGTACTTGTACGTCCACTGCTTGCCCTTCGGTGCGACGGTCTCAAGGTACTCGTCGATCACATCGCCACCACCGGAGGTGTGCATCCACCCCAACCGGCTGTTGAATCCCTGGTAGATGAAAAACTGCCCCCACGTCACCGCGCCGTAGGCGTTGAGTCCGTCTTCGCTCACCATGTGGATCTCGGGGCGGAAGTAGAAGGACGTGTGCGGATTGATCATGAGCAGCGCACGGCCGTTCACGGTGTTCTGCGGCGCGACGGCAAAGCCGTTGGACCCGCCGGGCTCCTGGCCGAACGGCGTCGGGGCCGCGTCGTCGTTGCGCGAAGGCGCCGGCGTGGCACTGCGCGGGCCATAGAACTGTTCGAGGCTCCGCAGATTCACGCTCTCGATGTCACCGCCGATGGAACCTTCGCTGAACGCGAGCGCCATCCACGGTTCGAATGTCGTGAGCACGCGCGGCTTCACCTGTGGATGCGTGCTGAGATAGTAGTTGAGTCCATCGGACCACCCCACCATCAACGCCTTGAGCCACGCCGGGCTGCTCACGTACAGTTTCTTGAGCTCCAGCGTATCGATGAAAAGCTTCATGCGCAGGTCGCGCCAGACCTCGCGCTCCCCTTCCACTTCGGCCAGTCGACCCAGCGCGTTGATGTAGTTCGTCTCCACGCGATTGAAGTCGTCTTCCGCCTGCGCGTAGATCATGCCGAACACGGCATCGGCATCGGACTTTCCGTACACATGGGCGACGCCCCACTGGTCGCGCATGATCGTCACGCGCTTGGCCTGCTCGGCCCACTTGGCCGGCTGGGCATGGAGGACGGTGCTCGCCAGCAGAACAGTTGCAGCGGCAACAGCGCGAAGCCGGAGGGTCATGGCTCGGTGGGTGAGTCGGTCGGCGGGAGAATCGGCGAAACCAGCGTATCGGACACGGGCGCGACCTCTGGGACAATGATCGGCGCGCGATACACCGAGATCGAGGTGTCTTCGAGGACGTGAATCTTGGCGCCCTTCGGGAGCACGTGCGTCTTGAGATGCTCGGCCACGAGCACGCGCGACCACGGGGCACGCTGCCACCGCTCGATGAGCCGATCAAGCATCCGTGATTCATACGGCGGATCAACGAACGCGATGTCGTAGCGGTCGGGAGTCAGCATGTCGGCAAAGGGCAGCGCGTCTTTCTTGTAGACGCGGCACTTCGTCGATACACGAAGCGCGGCAATGTTGGCCTTGAGCGCGTGCAGACTGGAGGGACGGAACTCCACGAAGTCCACGTACTTGGCGCCGCGCGAAACGGCTTCGAGCCCCAGCGCCCCTGTCCCGGCAAAGAGATCGGCCACACGGGCCCCCTCGAGATCTGCCGCCAGCAACTTCATCATCTGTACTCGCACCGCCTCGGCGGTGGGACGCACTCGAAAATCCTTGGGTGACGTGAGGTTCCGGCCACCAAACTTCCCACCGACAATTCGCACCGCTTACTCCGGCTGGTTGCGCATGTGATCCGCCAGCTGTTGCAGCTTCTGGCGGAGAAAGGTTTTGAGCTCGTCGGGCGCGTCGTGCCCGGCCAGCGCATGATCCATGCACCACAACCATTCGTCGCGCTCCTGCGCGCCGATGGCAAACGGAAAGTGGCGCATGCGCAGCCGCGGGTGCCCGTATTTCTCCACGTAATGCTGGGGGCCACCGGTCCACCCGCACAAAAAGAGAAACAGCTTCTCGCGCGACACCTTGAGGTTCGCCGCATGCAGGGCGCGAATGGTCGCGGCCTCAGGAGCGGTATCCATGAGGTCGTAGAAGCGGTCCACCAGCGCGCGAATGCCGGACTCACCGCCAAGCTGTTCGAAGTGCGTGTTCACTCGGGAAGGCTAGCGAACCCGAGGAGCCAAGGGCAAGCGGTATGGCCGAGCTCGCTTCGGGAGAGAGCTCAGAGACGAGAGGCCTGAGGCCGAGGTGGGAGCGTTGCGAGTTGAGCGGTGCGATGGATATCGACGGTGAGAGGGTCGAGATCACCACGACAATGAGAGGTGCGGGTGCTGGCGTCCGCATGGGAAGTGCCCCCCACGGACGCCGCTGGAACAGCGGTCGTCCCCGCTGTTACCCCAAGCGCGTGGGGGGCACATACGTGCAGAGGCAACTACTCGCACCTCTCATCGTCGTGGTGATCTCGACCCTCTCACCGTCGATATCCATCGCACGTCTGAACTCGCAACGCTCCGACCTCTAAGTCCGGCCTCGGCGGTCTCAGATCTCAGATCTCAGATCTCGTCGCTCAATAGCGCGGGAAGGTGGGCCTGACGCCTCCGCCGTTGGCGATGACGCCGCCAATGGCTCCGCCCAGCACGCCGCCGCGGGCGCCGCCCATGACTTCGCCCACCGTGATGACGCCACCGCGCCGCCCATTGCGGCCAGCCCGACGGCGATCATGCTCCTCGCAGTTGTCAACGCCGGCACTGCCACCGCGGATGATCACGCCAATCAGCGTGCCCCAGCCCCCGCCGCGTCGTCCGGTGCCAGCGCCCGCTTCGCCCTGTCCTTCGCCATCGCCGTGTCCCGCGGATGGCCCACGGGCGGTGCTGATCCCCACCTCGGGGTCGGGCGATGGGGCGTGAATCGCCGGCTCCGGAATGGGCGCCGGGGTGGGCTCCAACACGTCCGACACCGCAACGGCAGGAGCGGCCGCCTCCTCGAGCTGCGGCGTAGCAGCAACCTCCTGCACCTCCGCCTGCGGGGTAGGCCGAGGCATACGGCGGGGCGTAGGCACCGCGTCGCGGCGTCCACGGTTGGTACCGCTGGGCGCATTGGTGGGGCCGCCCTCCAGCGCCGAGACCACCGCCGTCTGCGGTGGACGCGCCTGGACCGCCAGCTGCAGATCGCGCTCCAGATCGGCCGTCATGACACCCTGATCGCGCTCGCCGCCACAGGCCAGCATTCCCAGCGCGGTCACGACGCCAACGGCAACGACTGCGGTTCGCCTGCTCCTGTTGTTCTGACGCACTGGTCCTCCGCTCCCTGCGGTGCACCCCTCCGGCCCTCGCCGGAGTGCCACCGACACCCCGTGGCAGGGCAATTGCCGGGCCAACTTCGTACGTTGCATCACCAAGAGGGGGAACGCTGGCACTAATGGCGACCGCTGTCCCCTTCCGGGGACGACACTCCCGTGAATGTGTCCACCACGTGAGATCACTGCCGGGGCTTTCCTTCATGCGTTTCCATACACCGACGCGGCGCAGTGGCGCCTGGCTCGTCCTCGCGCTGGGCACCTCCGCCTGTCAGAATGCGGAGCAAATTGCTCCCGCCGAACGCCGGGCGATCGCGGACTCGCTGAGCGCCCTGGTGGTCCAGGCCTACGATTTCTCCCGCCCCGACGCGCCGGAGCGACTGCTCGCCCTGTATCCCGACACAGGACGGGTCATTTCGGCGGTCGCGGGACATGTGACCACCACCCGGGATACCCTGGCCAGCGAAATCCGCGGCTTCTGGCAACGCGTGGGGCAGAACATGCGGACCCCCACTTTCGTGCTTGGCTCCACCTACGTGGACCTCATCACACGGAACGCCGCCGTGGTGACGCTGACGTACAGCATTCCGCATCGCACCCCTCGTGACACCCCGCATGTGGTCAGCGGCGCCTGGACGATGCTCTGGCGACGCCAGGGCGGGCAGTGGCGGATTGTGCAGGAGCATCTGTCCGACACCCCCGAAAGCTCGGCGCCCGG contains the following coding sequences:
- a CDS encoding YybH family protein, producing the protein MRFHTPTRRSGAWLVLALGTSACQNAEQIAPAERRAIADSLSALVVQAYDFSRPDAPERLLALYPDTGRVISAVAGHVTTTRDTLASEIRGFWQRVGQNMRTPTFVLGSTYVDLITRNAAVVTLTYSIPHRTPRDTPHVVSGAWTMLWRRQGGQWRIVQEHLSDTPESSAPGPAVTDPIAPPGDSAAGAGSTHQHR
- a CDS encoding penicillin acylase family protein, encoding MTLRLRAVAAATVLLASTVLHAQPAKWAEQAKRVTIMRDQWGVAHVYGKSDADAVFGMIYAQAEDDFNRVETNYINALGRLAEVEGEREVWRDLRMKLFIDTLELKKLYVSSPAWLKALMVGWSDGLNYYLSTHPQVKPRVLTTFEPWMALAFSEGSIGGDIESVNLRSLEQFYGPRSATPAPSRNDDAAPTPFGQEPGGSNGFAVAPQNTVNGRALLMINPHTSFYFRPEIHMVSEDGLNAYGAVTWGQFFIYQGFNSRLGWMHTSGGGDVIDEYLETVAPKGKQWTYKYGTGTRAVTSKVIRVPYKTASGMAEKVVTAYFTHHGPVIRMDGTQWVAVKMMNNPLDAIQQSYGRTKATNFESFKQVMALRTNSSNNTVYADADGVIAYFHGNFIPKRNAGIDFTKPVDGSDPRTEWQGLHGLDEMILLKSPANGWLMNTNNWPFTAAGSNSPKIGDWPVYMSAQREDNARGVHAVRVLQNRKDFTLDGLIGAAYDSYLPAMEQLIPPLIAAYDALPAQDTLRTRLAVQIRTLRAWDYRFGVASVAMTLADAYGTEAVQASALAARAAGIPVFDYIATTATPMSLLGALARASDRLTRDFGSWQTPWGDVNRFQRLNGEINGTFDDSKPSLPVAFASANWGSLAAYGQTGQRTTKKYYGNRGNSFVAAVEFGPKVRAKSVLAGGVNADPNSPYFFNQGERYATGNFKDVLFYRDDVEKHAVRTYQPGQ
- a CDS encoding group II truncated hemoglobin, coding for MNTHFEQLGGESGIRALVDRFYDLMDTAPEAATIRALHAANLKVSREKLFLFLCGWTGGPQHYVEKYGHPRLRMRHFPFAIGAQERDEWLWCMDHALAGHDAPDELKTFLRQKLQQLADHMRNQPE
- a CDS encoding RsmD family RNA methyltransferase, which codes for MRPTAEAVRVQMMKLLAADLEGARVADLFAGTGALGLEAVSRGAKYVDFVEFRPSSLHALKANIAALRVSTKCRVYKKDALPFADMLTPDRYDIAFVDPPYESRMLDRLIERWQRAPWSRVLVAEHLKTHVLPKGAKIHVLEDTSISVYRAPIIVPEVAPVSDTLVSPILPPTDSPTEP